A single window of Treponema denticola ATCC 35405 DNA harbors:
- a CDS encoding TldD/PmbA family protein has translation MIYTSESLLEAAKNAVPKAELVTLRIHRTRDTFFAAQDGAFESSGYGLDQGFMVEVLYKGHIAYGASQNMTPQGAAEAACQAFNAAKTASAFKIADFDKNVRPDTELKYETLRGKKTRPSKTEIFDYLFEICNILKVSDEVIDTHAYVNLGEEVIELLSSGGAKILQDFYTIGSSFGAAARRGDIIQRRTYNGAGARTFQGGYEFLNFAKSKVEAKRVGNEVIELLGAESCPSDRRTLVLMPDQMLLQIHESVGHPLEIDRILGDERNFAGGSFIKPEDIGSFQYGSKLMNICYDPTIPYQLATFAADQTGAQAKKTFIIKDGILVCALGSLESAGRLYAGKTVPPDKMVANQRATSWNRPPIDRMANLNLEPGTSSFDQIISSIEKGIIMTSNRSWSIDDYRNKFQFGCEYGQLIENGKITKTVRDPNYRGVSQNFWRNLCAVGDKSTFHVYGTPNCGKGEPNQVISVGHASPVCAFSDVEVFGGGK, from the coding sequence ATGATTTATACATCTGAAAGCCTGCTTGAAGCTGCAAAAAACGCCGTTCCTAAGGCGGAGCTTGTAACTTTACGCATTCACCGCACAAGAGATACTTTCTTTGCGGCTCAGGATGGAGCTTTTGAATCTTCCGGTTATGGGCTTGATCAGGGTTTTATGGTTGAGGTCTTGTATAAGGGGCATATTGCTTATGGGGCAAGTCAAAATATGACGCCTCAAGGAGCTGCCGAAGCTGCCTGTCAAGCCTTTAATGCCGCTAAAACCGCTTCAGCCTTTAAAATTGCCGATTTTGACAAAAATGTCAGGCCGGATACGGAATTAAAATACGAGACTCTCAGGGGCAAAAAGACCCGCCCTTCCAAAACGGAAATTTTCGATTATCTTTTTGAGATATGCAATATTTTAAAAGTCTCCGATGAGGTTATTGACACTCATGCCTATGTAAATTTAGGCGAAGAGGTGATAGAGCTTTTAAGTTCAGGAGGTGCAAAAATCTTACAGGATTTTTACACAATAGGTTCAAGTTTCGGTGCCGCTGCCCGCCGAGGGGACATAATTCAAAGGCGAACTTATAACGGCGCAGGTGCCCGTACCTTTCAGGGAGGCTATGAGTTTTTAAACTTTGCCAAATCCAAGGTAGAAGCCAAAAGGGTAGGGAATGAAGTAATAGAGCTCTTGGGAGCCGAGTCCTGTCCTTCCGACAGGCGTACCCTTGTTCTTATGCCCGACCAAATGCTTTTACAAATTCACGAAAGCGTCGGCCACCCCTTGGAAATTGACCGCATTTTAGGCGATGAAAGAAACTTTGCAGGCGGCAGTTTTATAAAGCCTGAAGATATAGGAAGCTTCCAATACGGCTCAAAGCTTATGAATATCTGCTACGATCCTACAATTCCATATCAGCTTGCCACCTTTGCTGCCGACCAGACGGGAGCTCAGGCAAAGAAAACCTTTATAATCAAGGATGGAATTTTAGTCTGTGCCTTGGGAAGCCTCGAAAGTGCAGGCCGCCTCTATGCAGGCAAAACCGTTCCGCCGGACAAGATGGTCGCAAACCAAAGAGCAACCTCGTGGAACCGGCCGCCGATAGACAGAATGGCAAACCTAAACCTTGAACCTGGAACCAGCAGCTTTGATCAAATAATTTCTTCAATCGAAAAGGGAATTATTATGACATCTAACCGCTCATGGTCGATAGACGATTACCGCAATAAATTTCAATTCGGATGCGAATACGGCCAATTAATCGAAAACGGAAAAATTACCAAAACCGTACGCGACCCGAACTACCGCGGTGTATCTCAAAACTTTTGGCGAAACCTTTGTGCTGTAGGCGATAAATCCACATTCCATGTTTACGGAACGCCTAACTGCGGTAAGGGAGAACCGAATCAGGTTATCAGTGTAGGACACGCAAGTCCTGTCTGCGCATTTTCTGATGTAGAAGTTTTTGGAGGCGGAAAATGA
- the purF gene encoding amidophosphoribosyltransferase, with the protein MSKDDIFKSSLGEECGIAAVWDSNSYKTENPERLPFRPDDAARSVFYALFSLQHRGQEAAGMAVSNGKHIRVFKKPGLVSNIFTEHDISNLQGYAAIGHTRYSTTGSSSFGNIQPFYIETMYGPIALAHNGNLVNAPHLRQKLLERGVGLSSTSDTEVMIMMLAAAKGDSWAERIASCMREWEGAFSIAVLTVEGIYIARDPWGFRPLCVGSFQEGVSVAASESCALLTLGCRDVTEVKAGEILKLVDNGAELCMRIPPKEPLSPCIFEYVYFARPDSVWNNASVHVSRVNFGKELAKSSPVEADIVIAIPDSSRSAAIGYSQESGIPYDEGFSKNRYIGRTFIQPTQKLRDQGVAMKFNVLSEAVEGKRIVVVDDSIVRGSTMGPLIKMLRGAGAKEVHIRISSPPVRYSCFMGVDMGDPENLIAHKKSVEEIREHIGADSLVYLSQESMLKAMKDAGANTHFCCACFDGKYPVDVSGAADKNSFE; encoded by the coding sequence ATGAGCAAGGATGATATTTTTAAATCGAGTTTAGGGGAAGAATGCGGGATCGCAGCTGTCTGGGATTCAAACTCCTATAAGACGGAAAATCCCGAAAGGCTGCCTTTCAGGCCGGATGACGCTGCCCGCTCGGTTTTTTATGCTCTTTTTTCTCTTCAACACAGGGGACAAGAAGCGGCCGGAATGGCTGTTTCAAACGGAAAACATATCCGAGTCTTCAAAAAACCGGGCCTTGTTTCCAACATTTTTACCGAACACGATATATCGAATCTCCAAGGTTATGCTGCCATCGGCCACACCCGCTACTCGACTACCGGTTCTTCTTCTTTTGGAAATATCCAGCCCTTTTATATAGAAACAATGTACGGGCCTATAGCCCTTGCTCATAACGGAAACCTTGTAAACGCCCCGCATTTAAGGCAAAAACTTTTGGAAAGAGGGGTGGGGCTTTCTTCTACCTCCGATACCGAAGTTATGATTATGATGCTTGCCGCTGCCAAAGGCGATTCTTGGGCGGAGCGTATAGCTTCATGTATGAGAGAATGGGAAGGAGCTTTTTCGATTGCCGTTTTAACGGTTGAAGGAATTTACATAGCCAGAGACCCTTGGGGCTTCAGACCTCTTTGTGTCGGAAGTTTTCAGGAAGGGGTATCGGTTGCGGCAAGCGAATCTTGTGCTCTTTTAACATTGGGCTGTAGGGATGTTACTGAGGTAAAAGCCGGTGAGATTCTAAAGCTTGTCGATAACGGAGCCGAGCTTTGTATGCGCATTCCGCCTAAGGAGCCTCTTTCTCCATGTATTTTTGAGTATGTCTATTTTGCCCGCCCCGACTCGGTTTGGAACAATGCTTCGGTTCACGTATCCCGTGTAAATTTCGGCAAGGAGCTTGCAAAAAGCTCCCCAGTTGAGGCCGACATAGTTATAGCTATTCCCGATTCGTCCCGTTCGGCAGCCATAGGCTACTCTCAAGAATCGGGCATTCCCTATGATGAGGGTTTTTCAAAAAACCGCTACATAGGACGCACCTTTATTCAGCCTACCCAAAAATTGCGTGACCAAGGCGTTGCGATGAAATTCAATGTTCTCTCTGAAGCTGTCGAAGGAAAACGCATCGTAGTGGTCGATGACAGTATTGTCCGCGGAAGCACCATGGGACCCTTAATCAAAATGCTTAGGGGAGCAGGTGCAAAAGAAGTTCATATCAGAATATCTTCTCCTCCGGTACGATACTCCTGTTTTATGGGTGTAGATATGGGAGACCCTGAAAACCTCATCGCCCACAAAAAATCGGTTGAAGAAATCAGGGAACACATCGGTGCAGACTCCTTAGTCTATCTATCCCAAGAAAGTATGCTCAAGGCGATGAAGGATGCCGGAGCAAACACCCACTTTTGCTGTGCCTGCTTTGACGGAAAGTACCCCGTCGATGTCAGCGGCGCCGCCGATAAAAACAGCTTTGAGTAA
- a CDS encoding DUF308 domain-containing protein translates to MSEKKLSYSMIFLAIAVMSTVLGLVCIFNPDSITRIIVTIVGISLIVYGLVEIYQFLSIKMNTFLVLGIILIGLGLLCLVNPSAVLGLIGLVLGLFLICLGAVEVKKSFDLKRYGVKLWWLWLIFAGIVCLIGLSGLFNPASISGLFASLIGFGFLINGISSIWLFFVLKKRS, encoded by the coding sequence ATGTCTGAAAAAAAATTATCTTATTCTATGATTTTTTTGGCTATTGCCGTGATGTCTACTGTTTTAGGGCTTGTATGTATTTTTAACCCTGACAGTATAACAAGAATTATTGTGACTATTGTAGGTATTTCGTTAATCGTTTACGGACTTGTCGAAATTTATCAGTTCCTTTCAATCAAAATGAATACCTTTTTGGTTTTGGGTATCATTCTTATAGGACTGGGGCTTTTGTGTCTGGTAAATCCAAGTGCCGTTCTCGGTCTTATCGGGCTCGTCCTCGGGCTGTTTTTGATTTGTTTGGGAGCTGTTGAGGTCAAAAAGTCATTCGATCTAAAAAGATACGGTGTGAAGCTGTGGTGGCTTTGGCTGATTTTTGCCGGAATTGTATGCCTAATAGGGCTTTCGGGGCTTTTTAATCCTGCAAGCATTTCAGGCCTCTTTGCAAGTTTGATAGGTTTCGGTTTTTTGATAAACGGAATAAGCAGCATTTGGCTCTTCTTTGTATTGAAGAAAAGGAGCTGA
- a CDS encoding MalY/PatB family protein, whose amino-acid sequence MSINKTRKYDFENTLPRKNIGSAKWELMYQWKPDVSDGIIPLSVADMEFKNPPEITEGLKEYLDRLILGYSTRYADYDNAVINWLKRKHDYSVSPEMIMQTPGIVNAFFAAVNAFTEKGDGVIVMRPVYYPFSMAIEMNERELVNCSLLCDKDNYYTIDYEKFERLAKQPKNKLLIFCSPHNPVGRVWKKEELKKLAEIALENNVIVFSDEIWNDLVMPGYKHTLMASISKEIAANTITATAPSKTFNVAGLATSNIIVENENLRTKYYNMLQKMRSSSVNALGFKACEIAYTQCDKWLEELLQVLDNNQKLVKNYFDSNFPMLKSRFIEGTYLQWIDFRALGMDNQTLENFMHNEAQFFTDEGYVFGSEGDGFERINVGCPTKILQQHLEMLGDALKKKLLSL is encoded by the coding sequence ATGTCAATCAATAAAACAAGAAAGTATGATTTTGAAAATACCCTTCCGCGAAAAAACATAGGTTCTGCTAAGTGGGAGCTTATGTACCAATGGAAACCTGATGTTTCGGACGGCATAATTCCGCTTTCGGTGGCCGATATGGAATTTAAAAACCCGCCCGAAATAACTGAAGGCCTAAAAGAATACCTCGACAGGCTGATTTTGGGCTATTCTACGCGATATGCCGATTATGATAATGCCGTAATCAATTGGCTTAAACGTAAACATGATTACAGTGTAAGCCCCGAAATGATTATGCAGACTCCCGGTATCGTAAATGCTTTTTTTGCCGCAGTAAATGCCTTTACCGAAAAAGGGGACGGTGTAATAGTTATGCGGCCGGTATATTATCCTTTTTCTATGGCAATTGAAATGAATGAACGTGAACTCGTAAATTGTTCTCTTCTATGTGATAAGGACAATTATTATACAATAGATTATGAGAAATTTGAACGTTTGGCAAAGCAGCCTAAAAATAAACTTTTGATCTTTTGTTCGCCTCATAATCCTGTGGGCCGTGTATGGAAAAAAGAAGAATTAAAAAAACTTGCCGAAATAGCCTTGGAAAATAATGTTATAGTTTTTTCCGATGAGATTTGGAATGATCTTGTAATGCCCGGCTATAAACACACTCTTATGGCAAGTATTTCAAAAGAAATAGCGGCAAATACCATAACTGCGACAGCTCCTTCAAAAACATTTAATGTTGCAGGTCTTGCTACATCAAATATAATTGTCGAAAATGAAAATCTTAGAACAAAATATTATAATATGCTTCAAAAGATGAGATCTTCAAGCGTAAATGCCCTAGGTTTTAAAGCCTGCGAAATAGCTTATACTCAGTGTGATAAATGGCTTGAGGAGCTTCTTCAAGTTCTCGATAATAATCAAAAACTGGTTAAAAACTATTTTGATTCCAATTTTCCCATGCTTAAAAGCAGGTTCATTGAAGGTACTTATCTTCAATGGATTGATTTTAGAGCCCTCGGAATGGATAACCAAACTTTGGAAAATTTTATGCATAATGAAGCTCAATTTTTTACGGATGAAGGTTATGTTTTCGGCTCTGAAGGAGACGGTTTTGAAAGAATCAATGTCGGCTGTCCTACTAAAATTTTACAGCAGCATTTGGAAATGCTCGGTGATGCATTAAAGAAAAAATTGTTATCGTTATAA